In Fructilactobacillus cliffordii, a single genomic region encodes these proteins:
- the greA gene encoding transcription elongation factor GreA: protein MAEDKVYPMTKEGKVKLEAELEDLKTNQRPHVIEQIKIARSYGDLSENSEYKSAKNEQALLESRINTVEHMLQFAEVVDEEQTASDEVSVGKTVEFKELPDEEPETYQIVGAAEADPLSGKVSNDSPIAKGLLGHKVGEEVDIEIPDGVMHVQIISVQ, encoded by the coding sequence ATGGCTGAAGATAAAGTATATCCAATGACCAAAGAGGGGAAAGTGAAACTTGAAGCTGAGTTAGAAGATTTAAAGACTAACCAGCGTCCCCACGTAATTGAACAAATTAAAATTGCGCGAAGCTATGGTGATTTGTCCGAAAATTCTGAGTACAAATCAGCTAAAAATGAACAAGCATTATTGGAAAGTCGGATTAACACGGTTGAACACATGCTCCAATTTGCAGAAGTGGTTGATGAAGAACAAACTGCTAGTGATGAAGTGAGTGTGGGAAAAACGGTTGAATTTAAGGAACTTCCAGATGAAGAACCAGAAACTTACCAAATTGTTGGGGCAGCTGAAGCAGATCCGTTGTCTGGTAAAGTTTCCAACGATTCACCAATTGCCAAGGGCTTGTTAGGACACAAGGTGGGTGAAGAGGTTGACATCGAAATTCCTGACGGAGTAATGCACGTTCAAATTATTTCCGTTCAATAA
- the udk gene encoding uridine kinase has product MVIKQKRPVIIGVTGGSSSGKTTVSRAILQRLLGHSISIIQQDSYYKDQAEMSMADRKKVNYDHPDAFDNDLLVDQLQRLLNYETIEKPVYDYSQFTRSNKTERQEPTDVIILEGILTLNDSRLRDLMDIKVFVDTDDDIRLIRRIQRDTEERGRSLDSIIQQYLGTVRPMYQQFVEPSKRYADIIIPRGGKNNVAIDLLATKIKAILGTDDEGPLLAE; this is encoded by the coding sequence ATGGTAATTAAGCAAAAACGGCCCGTGATTATTGGAGTTACAGGTGGTTCTAGTAGCGGGAAAACGACGGTAAGTCGGGCAATTTTACAACGTCTCCTAGGTCATTCCATTTCCATTATTCAACAAGATTCGTATTACAAAGATCAGGCTGAGATGAGCATGGCCGACCGAAAAAAGGTCAATTATGACCATCCGGATGCCTTTGATAACGATTTACTGGTCGATCAACTCCAGCGGTTATTGAACTACGAAACAATCGAAAAACCAGTTTATGATTATTCCCAATTTACGCGGAGCAATAAAACAGAACGCCAAGAACCCACTGACGTGATTATTCTGGAGGGAATTTTAACGCTCAATGATTCCCGGTTACGTGATTTAATGGACATTAAGGTGTTTGTGGATACGGATGACGATATTCGGTTAATCAGACGGATTCAGCGGGATACGGAAGAACGGGGACGTTCCTTGGATTCAATTATTCAACAATACCTGGGAACAGTGCGTCCGATGTACCAACAATTTGTGGAACCTTCGAAGCGGTACGCAGATATCATTATTCCGCGTGGAGGTAAAAATAACGTTGCCATTGATTTGCTGGCCACTAAAATTAAAGCAATTTTAGGGACGGATGACGAAGGTCCCTTACTGGCTGAGTAA
- the pheT gene encoding phenylalanine--tRNA ligase subunit beta codes for MLLSYDWLSQYLKLKLDPESLGEKIERTSVEVDSVTKRSTGLKKLIVGQILSIEKHPDAGHLNICQVDVGAAEPQQIVCGAPNVEVGKKVIVAMPGARVAGNVKIKKAKMRGVKSDGMICALDEIGFPKDVVPDEWKDGIYFLPDDAKLGDEVYDYLGMNDPMLDLDVTPNRGDMLSMRGVVYDLAAVLDQKPDFTVQPEAATGQESSADVIAATADDQLASQYHLQVVKNVQVHPSPLWLQIRLWNAGIKPINNVVDVTNYVMLFLGQPLHAYDLSQLPAANLEVRRARPGEKITTLDEAERELNDQDVVITSGDQPVALAGLMGGDSTRVTNETTTIVLEAGVFDSVLTRKMAQKENLHTDASQRFERGVDHGDVITALNYAAGMIQSLADGQASQGVVTGSQAPVNERVIKITADRINHVLGTDLSAATINEIFTRLGFGVVDNHGEFTVTIPTRCWDLQIDADLIEEVARIYGYDNIPETLPVTQTTEGGLTSKQHAMRKSRQTLQGMGLNHAISYSLTTPEKAAMFMLQQSFSTDLQWPMTKDHSVLRMNLVSGLLDDVTYNQARGVENVSLYEQGRVFYKDQEDQIRPTEVEHVAGAISGTMPIASWNQQVRPVDFFLLKGIVAQYLQTLSLQGTITYESTEQLAQMHPGRTALIKLDDEVIGFLGQVHPNTTKQFKVKPTYVFELDFDRLMTAPKHEAQYQVVSSLPGIKRDIAMLVADDVTNKQIETIIWKRGGAYLHTVTLFDVYVGEHVPAGKKSLAYTLSFENPQETLQDDVVNQAMAKVEQHLQAELNAEIR; via the coding sequence ATGTTACTTTCGTATGATTGGTTAAGCCAGTACCTGAAGCTCAAACTTGATCCAGAATCACTAGGAGAAAAGATTGAACGGACCTCGGTTGAGGTAGATTCGGTTACGAAACGAAGTACGGGTTTGAAAAAGTTAATCGTCGGCCAGATTTTATCCATAGAAAAACACCCAGATGCTGGTCACTTGAACATTTGTCAGGTGGATGTAGGTGCAGCGGAACCACAACAAATCGTGTGTGGAGCTCCAAACGTTGAAGTCGGCAAGAAGGTCATTGTGGCCATGCCTGGGGCTCGGGTAGCCGGAAACGTGAAGATTAAAAAGGCAAAAATGCGTGGGGTTAAGTCTGACGGCATGATTTGTGCCTTAGATGAAATTGGATTTCCCAAGGACGTGGTTCCCGACGAATGGAAGGACGGAATTTACTTCTTACCCGATGATGCTAAGTTAGGGGATGAAGTTTACGACTACTTGGGAATGAACGATCCCATGTTAGACCTAGATGTAACGCCCAATCGTGGTGACATGTTAAGTATGCGCGGGGTTGTCTACGATTTGGCGGCCGTGTTGGATCAAAAACCGGACTTTACGGTGCAACCAGAAGCAGCAACAGGTCAGGAGAGCAGTGCTGACGTGATTGCTGCTACTGCTGACGATCAACTAGCTAGTCAGTATCACTTACAAGTGGTCAAAAACGTGCAAGTCCATCCGAGTCCCCTCTGGTTACAAATTCGGCTCTGGAACGCTGGAATTAAGCCAATTAATAACGTGGTGGACGTTACGAACTACGTGATGCTATTCCTGGGACAACCATTACACGCTTATGATTTAAGTCAATTACCAGCGGCTAACTTAGAAGTTAGACGGGCTCGTCCGGGGGAAAAAATCACCACGCTGGATGAAGCTGAACGTGAACTAAACGACCAAGACGTGGTAATCACTAGCGGTGACCAACCAGTCGCATTAGCCGGGTTAATGGGAGGTGATTCGACTCGGGTTACCAACGAGACCACTACGATTGTCTTAGAAGCCGGAGTATTTGATTCCGTATTGACTCGGAAAATGGCCCAAAAAGAGAATCTGCACACGGATGCATCCCAACGCTTTGAACGGGGCGTTGATCACGGCGATGTCATTACGGCTCTTAATTATGCAGCGGGAATGATTCAATCTCTAGCTGACGGGCAGGCTAGCCAGGGGGTAGTTACCGGAAGTCAGGCACCGGTGAACGAACGGGTGATTAAAATTACGGCGGACCGGATTAATCACGTGCTGGGCACCGATTTGAGTGCAGCCACGATTAACGAAATCTTTACCCGGTTGGGATTTGGCGTGGTCGATAACCACGGTGAATTTACTGTTACCATTCCGACGCGCTGCTGGGACTTACAAATTGATGCTGATTTAATTGAAGAAGTGGCCCGGATTTATGGCTACGACAATATTCCAGAAACCTTGCCAGTGACCCAAACAACTGAAGGGGGATTAACCTCGAAACAACATGCCATGCGGAAATCACGGCAAACGTTACAGGGCATGGGACTTAATCATGCCATTTCTTACTCACTGACGACGCCCGAAAAGGCTGCCATGTTCATGTTACAGCAGAGTTTTTCTACTGACTTGCAATGGCCAATGACTAAGGATCACTCGGTGCTCCGGATGAACCTGGTCAGTGGCTTACTGGACGATGTTACTTACAACCAAGCTCGCGGAGTGGAAAACGTTTCCCTGTATGAACAAGGTCGGGTATTCTACAAGGATCAGGAAGATCAGATTCGACCGACCGAAGTGGAACACGTTGCCGGAGCCATTTCTGGTACCATGCCCATCGCTAGTTGGAACCAACAGGTTCGTCCGGTTGATTTCTTCCTATTAAAGGGAATTGTTGCTCAATACTTGCAAACCTTGTCACTCCAAGGAACAATTACGTACGAATCAACGGAGCAGTTAGCGCAAATGCACCCTGGTCGGACAGCCTTGATCAAACTAGATGATGAAGTTATTGGTTTTCTCGGTCAGGTTCATCCCAACACTACTAAGCAGTTTAAGGTGAAACCGACTTATGTTTTTGAGTTAGATTTTGATCGGCTAATGACTGCACCTAAGCACGAAGCGCAATATCAAGTGGTGAGCTCCTTACCAGGAATTAAGCGTGATATCGCCATGTTAGTTGCTGATGATGTCACAAACAAACAAATTGAAACCATTATTTGGAAACGTGGGGGAGCCTACTTGCATACTGTAACGCTATTTGATGTTTACGTTGGCGAACACGTTCCGGCAGGTAAGAAGTCTTTGGCATATACATTAAGTTTTGAAAATCCACAAGAAACGTTGCAGGACGACGTGGTGAACCAAGCTATGGCTAAAGTTGAGCAACATTTACAAGCAGAACTCAATGCAGAAATCAGATAA
- the pheS gene encoding phenylalanine--tRNA ligase subunit alpha, producing MSLQTELETIKDNGLQQIEAATDQKELNQIKVQLLGKKGSITQTLRGIAKLPVEERPTAGSLANQIRDELTTALETKLSALETAALNQKLAAEKIDVTLPGDQIPFGHPHVIQKIIDEIEDIFIGMGYQVLSGPEVEEEHYNFEMMNLPKDHPARDMQDTFYITKEILMRTHTSPMQARALETHDFSQGPLKMISPGVVFRRDTDDPTHSHQFHQVEGIVIDKHITMADLKGTLAAMTHALFGDKFQVRLRPSYFPFTEPSVEADITCMNCGGKGCAVCKGSGWIEVLGAGMVHPNVLKMAGVNPHEYGGFAFGVGPDRFAMLKYGVNDIRDFYLNNLKFLTQFD from the coding sequence ATGAGTTTGCAAACGGAATTAGAAACGATTAAGGACAATGGTTTGCAGCAGATCGAGGCTGCGACGGATCAAAAGGAATTAAACCAAATTAAGGTGCAACTTCTGGGGAAAAAAGGCTCAATTACCCAAACGCTCCGGGGGATTGCCAAGTTACCCGTCGAAGAACGGCCGACGGCGGGAAGCTTAGCTAACCAGATTCGGGATGAATTAACTACGGCGCTAGAAACGAAGCTATCGGCCTTAGAAACGGCGGCCTTGAATCAAAAATTAGCTGCAGAAAAGATTGATGTCACCTTGCCCGGAGACCAAATTCCCTTTGGTCATCCCCACGTGATTCAAAAGATCATTGATGAAATTGAAGATATTTTCATCGGCATGGGGTATCAAGTTTTAAGTGGTCCAGAAGTCGAAGAAGAACACTATAACTTTGAGATGATGAACTTACCGAAGGATCATCCTGCTCGTGACATGCAGGATACGTTCTACATCACTAAGGAAATTTTAATGCGAACCCACACCTCACCCATGCAGGCGCGGGCATTAGAAACACATGACTTTAGCCAAGGACCCCTAAAGATGATTTCTCCTGGAGTCGTATTCCGGCGGGACACTGATGATCCGACTCATTCGCATCAATTTCACCAAGTAGAAGGAATTGTGATTGATAAGCACATTACGATGGCTGATTTAAAGGGAACGTTGGCTGCCATGACCCATGCGCTCTTTGGGGATAAATTTCAAGTACGGTTACGCCCCAGTTATTTTCCATTTACCGAACCATCTGTGGAAGCTGACATCACGTGTATGAATTGTGGCGGCAAGGGTTGTGCCGTTTGCAAGGGATCTGGTTGGATTGAAGTACTGGGGGCCGGAATGGTTCATCCGAACGTTTTAAAAATGGCTGGCGTTAATCCACACGAATATGGCGGCTTTGCCTTTGGAGTGGGTCCCGATCGGTTTGCAATGCTGAAATATGGTGTCAACGATATTCGGGATTTCTACTTAAACAACCTGAAATTTTTGACGCAATTTGACTAA
- a CDS encoding winged helix-turn-helix transcriptional regulator: MGKRRMRDETCLCASFQEAFQILGRKWNGMIIQSLLVSGPLRFGELALKVPDCSDRVLTARLKELQGYDIVTRKTSDDSALILYDLTPKGQDLRPVMEATHAWADKWCNGNDEA, encoded by the coding sequence ATGGGAAAAAGACGAATGAGGGACGAAACCTGTTTATGTGCTAGCTTTCAGGAAGCATTCCAAATTTTAGGGCGCAAGTGGAACGGAATGATTATTCAATCTTTATTGGTGAGTGGACCACTCCGGTTTGGGGAATTGGCCTTAAAAGTTCCTGATTGTAGTGATCGGGTTTTAACGGCCCGGTTAAAGGAATTACAGGGCTATGACATTGTCACTAGAAAGACTAGTGATGATTCAGCATTGATTTTGTATGATTTAACACCCAAGGGACAAGATTTACGTCCGGTCATGGAAGCTACGCATGCGTGGGCGGATAAATGGTGTAATGGTAACGATGAGGCTTGA
- a CDS encoding HD domain-containing protein: MTKTDWQNDPEYLSCVQDLLEAPAVQKLANYTQHHHSTRLKHCIYVSYESYRIAKRMNLDYRAAARGGLLHDLFYYDWRTTKFSVGSHAFIHPRVALRNAKKITQLTPKEEDIILKHMWGLTLARPKYKESVIVSLVDDYAAVNEFMTPLESKVKKALKK, from the coding sequence ATGACCAAGACTGATTGGCAAAATGATCCGGAATACTTAAGCTGTGTGCAAGATTTGTTGGAAGCGCCCGCGGTGCAAAAACTGGCAAATTATACCCAGCATCACCACTCAACACGCTTAAAACATTGTATATACGTTTCTTATGAAAGTTATCGAATTGCCAAACGAATGAATCTGGACTACCGAGCGGCCGCTCGAGGGGGCTTGTTGCACGACTTGTTTTATTACGATTGGCGGACAACTAAGTTTTCGGTAGGAAGTCATGCCTTTATTCATCCCCGGGTGGCGTTAAGAAATGCTAAAAAAATTACGCAGTTGACTCCTAAGGAAGAAGACATCATTTTGAAGCACATGTGGGGGCTAACTTTGGCCCGGCCTAAGTACAAGGAAAGTGTCATTGTATCTTTGGTGGACGATTATGCGGCGGTTAATGAATTTATGACACCACTGGAAAGTAAAGTAAAAAAAGCTTTGAAAAAATAA
- a CDS encoding TrmH family RNA methyltransferase — translation MERIDSKHNQQIKQLKKLATPKGRKHQQRYLLESWHLVQEALSALPAAEIEMIYATDDQYLEHGSKLSDLPVTLISDAVAQELGETTTPQGIFLVCKLQAPVVEPDYHGAWLLLDQVQDPGNIGTMVRTADAAGFAGVVFGNGTASPYNGKVLRAMQGSQFHLQVVEADLKAVLDWFHTKHQPIYGTELNPEAVNYREVQPQRDFALIMGNEGNGMNPVLLHQTTKNLYIPITGHAESLNVAIAAAVIMFRIKAN, via the coding sequence ATGGAACGAATTGATTCAAAACATAATCAACAAATTAAGCAGCTCAAAAAATTAGCCACTCCCAAGGGACGCAAGCACCAACAGCGTTATTTACTCGAGAGTTGGCATCTGGTTCAAGAAGCGCTATCCGCTTTACCGGCAGCTGAAATTGAAATGATTTATGCAACGGACGACCAGTATTTAGAGCACGGTTCAAAATTATCTGACCTTCCGGTGACGTTGATTTCTGACGCGGTCGCTCAAGAGCTGGGAGAAACCACAACTCCCCAAGGAATTTTTCTGGTTTGTAAATTGCAAGCTCCCGTAGTTGAACCAGACTATCATGGCGCATGGTTATTGCTAGACCAAGTGCAGGATCCAGGTAACATTGGAACCATGGTTAGAACTGCTGATGCGGCGGGTTTTGCCGGAGTGGTTTTTGGCAATGGAACGGCAAGCCCGTATAATGGGAAAGTTTTGCGAGCCATGCAAGGAAGTCAGTTTCACCTTCAAGTTGTAGAAGCTGATCTAAAAGCCGTGTTAGACTGGTTTCACACTAAGCACCAGCCAATTTATGGAACCGAACTGAACCCAGAGGCGGTTAATTATCGCGAGGTTCAGCCCCAGAGAGATTTTGCTTTGATTATGGGTAACGAGGGCAACGGAATGAATCCAGTATTACTGCACCAAACTACGAAGAACTTGTATATTCCCATTACGGGTCACGCAGAGTCTTTAAACGTTGCCATTGCTGCAGCCGTAATCATGTTCCGCATTAAAGCGAACTAA
- the yidC gene encoding membrane protein insertase YidC, giving the protein MKKRKKLALLGLAGLAAFTLSGCVQTDAHGKPYGFVYDYLAVPGQHVMDWLAQYVGGYGWSLIVITVVVRLLLLPMMVSQVKKSTVQQEKMALVKPQLTKLQKLMKNAKTQQEQVELNQQMMRLYKDNNISMTGGIGCLPLLIQLPVFAALYAAIRYSPQLSHTVFMGIQLGQKSLLLAILSLIVYGIQGYLSMIGMPKDQRKQMGFMMLISPIMIFFVTMSSPAGLGIYFFIGGLFAILQQLIVNAYRPKIVAQVNAEAKRNPPKVVVPDEIVKAEDQIETEEKAETKESEATNHHPRNQNKQRHHHDD; this is encoded by the coding sequence ATGAAAAAAAGAAAAAAACTAGCGTTACTAGGCTTAGCCGGTCTCGCTGCTTTCACTTTGTCTGGGTGTGTCCAGACTGATGCACACGGAAAGCCATACGGATTTGTTTACGATTACCTAGCCGTTCCCGGGCAGCACGTCATGGATTGGCTGGCTCAGTATGTAGGAGGCTACGGTTGGTCCTTAATTGTGATCACCGTCGTGGTCAGACTCTTACTGTTACCCATGATGGTCAGCCAGGTGAAAAAATCGACCGTCCAGCAAGAAAAAATGGCCTTGGTTAAACCACAACTCACTAAGTTACAAAAGCTGATGAAAAATGCCAAAACCCAGCAAGAGCAAGTGGAGTTAAACCAACAAATGATGCGCTTGTACAAGGACAATAACATCAGTATGACCGGTGGAATTGGCTGTCTGCCGCTTTTAATTCAGTTACCAGTGTTTGCTGCTCTATACGCAGCCATTCGGTACTCACCACAACTGTCCCACACCGTTTTCATGGGGATTCAACTAGGACAAAAGAGTTTATTACTCGCCATTTTATCCTTGATTGTCTACGGAATTCAAGGTTACCTGTCTATGATTGGGATGCCCAAGGATCAACGAAAACAAATGGGCTTCATGATGTTAATCAGTCCCATCATGATTTTCTTTGTAACCATGTCCTCTCCAGCCGGATTAGGAATCTACTTCTTCATCGGTGGACTCTTCGCCATCTTACAACAATTAATCGTTAATGCTTATCGGCCTAAAATCGTGGCGCAGGTTAATGCCGAAGCCAAACGTAACCCACCAAAAGTGGTCGTTCCAGATGAGATTGTTAAGGCAGAGGATCAGATTGAAACGGAAGAAAAAGCAGAAACCAAGGAATCTGAAGCAACCAATCACCATCCACGCAATCAGAATAAACAACGTCATCATCATGATGACTAA
- a CDS encoding Bax inhibitor-1 family protein — protein sequence MNGEILGNTQDLAQRLIAKTYQKVTIGLIITGLVMAFMATFMRNFIMSMGLGTSLIFLVIMLALMFMLSRSISNENSSPSTANAIYYTMTVLFGVSVSPLLVIYNINTIGLAMLATAVMFGGLTYYANHTKKDYIPMSIYLFWGLLAAIVLSVVAVFIRVPGFYLLIDVIMLVIFAFYIIVDTQSVKRFANQVSSEAQLEKFSTLGALNIYLDVLNLFEILVELIGMGQNNNN from the coding sequence ATGAATGGTGAAATTTTGGGTAACACTCAAGATCTAGCACAACGTTTGATCGCGAAAACTTACCAAAAAGTGACGATTGGACTGATTATTACTGGATTAGTAATGGCCTTTATGGCCACGTTCATGCGTAACTTTATTATGTCGATGGGATTAGGAACATCTTTGATTTTCCTAGTAATCATGTTGGCACTAATGTTTATGTTATCGCGTTCAATTAGTAATGAAAACTCAAGTCCTTCGACCGCCAATGCGATTTATTACACAATGACGGTATTGTTTGGGGTTTCCGTGAGTCCGTTGTTGGTGATTTACAATATCAACACGATTGGATTAGCCATGTTGGCAACTGCCGTTATGTTTGGGGGCTTGACATACTACGCTAACCACACCAAGAAGGATTACATTCCGATGTCTATCTACTTGTTCTGGGGTTTGTTAGCTGCCATTGTTCTTTCAGTTGTGGCAGTTTTCATTCGAGTTCCAGGTTTCTACTTACTGATTGATGTAATCATGTTAGTTATCTTTGCCTTCTACATCATCGTGGATACGCAGAGTGTGAAACGGTTTGCCAACCAAGTTAGTTCAGAAGCTCAGTTAGAAAAATTCAGTACTTTAGGTGCTTTAAACATCTACCTGGATGTTTTGAACTTGTTTGAAATTCTGGTTGAATTAATCGGAATGGGTCAAAACAATAATAATTAG
- a CDS encoding glutamate--cysteine ligase, with amino-acid sequence MPQVNQINQSVLQFLFKGKMGIEIEEHRVDQERQSLSQFDHPQQLGNRRHQPYFQTDFSESMEELITAPHHRLVGVTNQLHNLQQLLNEQLQPNEIIWPLSMPPRLQADDVTFLEQTFKREWYQGYRDLLLAKYGPLRHIMCGIHVSYSPDPAIVTWYQEQHHLDNFTTAKNQLLFQITQHLVGFRWLLTYLYGASPLDENQAGPQKPVRSIRASRKGFANLPDVHIEYNTLTGFIQAQADAIKTGQLFAPSEFYGPVRLKGSDDLDTLLDTGIQYLELRVLDDDPFALDGMQLSTLQFVKLLIISGILFPRDWDKEKLQQAANANQQVAVSAPTEPLPAKLHLQAQQLIDQLQSVLDQLPNASEWQAALALVQEQINDPKQTIGARLVDEIKDNSLMEFGFRQGERFKQMRTQVPPQEQFREIAPELIPQYRYLAETGIPFVVDSPTKFTVQPDSEQIMTVTDKTSLTTLQSRYDNHDKG; translated from the coding sequence ATGCCGCAAGTAAATCAAATAAACCAATCAGTGTTGCAGTTTTTATTTAAAGGGAAAATGGGGATTGAGATTGAAGAACATCGTGTTGATCAAGAACGTCAGAGTCTTTCTCAATTTGATCATCCCCAGCAACTAGGTAATCGGCGCCATCAACCTTATTTTCAAACCGATTTTTCTGAAAGTATGGAGGAACTAATCACAGCGCCACATCACCGGCTCGTGGGGGTTACGAATCAACTTCACAATTTACAACAATTGTTAAACGAACAGCTGCAACCCAATGAGATTATATGGCCGTTGTCCATGCCACCTCGGTTACAAGCGGATGACGTCACCTTTTTAGAACAAACCTTTAAACGGGAATGGTATCAGGGCTATCGTGATTTGTTATTGGCCAAATATGGGCCGTTACGACACATTATGTGTGGGATTCACGTGAGTTATTCACCGGATCCAGCAATTGTGACGTGGTACCAGGAACAGCATCACCTGGATAATTTTACGACCGCGAAGAATCAGTTGCTATTTCAAATTACTCAGCATCTAGTAGGCTTTCGCTGGCTCTTGACCTATTTATACGGAGCAAGTCCTTTGGATGAGAATCAAGCCGGTCCCCAAAAGCCAGTTCGTTCAATTCGGGCTAGTCGGAAAGGATTTGCTAACTTACCGGATGTTCACATTGAATACAATACTCTGACCGGTTTCATTCAAGCCCAAGCGGATGCAATTAAAACGGGACAATTATTTGCTCCTAGCGAATTCTACGGACCAGTCCGGTTAAAGGGCAGTGATGATTTAGATACGCTTTTGGACACCGGAATTCAATATTTGGAGTTACGCGTGCTAGATGATGATCCGTTTGCATTAGATGGGATGCAACTAAGCACGTTACAGTTTGTTAAACTACTGATAATATCGGGAATTCTCTTTCCACGTGATTGGGATAAAGAGAAGCTGCAACAGGCTGCCAATGCTAATCAGCAGGTGGCCGTGTCCGCTCCTACTGAACCGTTGCCAGCTAAGTTACACCTGCAAGCCCAGCAGTTAATTGATCAGTTACAATCGGTACTGGATCAACTGCCAAATGCTTCAGAATGGCAAGCAGCACTAGCTTTAGTACAGGAACAAATTAATGATCCGAAGCAGACCATTGGGGCCCGATTAGTGGATGAGATTAAGGACAATTCCTTAATGGAATTCGGGTTCCGGCAGGGTGAACGGTTCAAGCAAATGCGGACGCAAGTACCACCGCAGGAACAATTTCGAGAGATTGCGCCAGAGTTGATTCCCCAGTATCGTTACTTAGCGGAGACGGGAATTCCGTTTGTGGTTGACTCCCCAACGAAGTTTACTGTGCAACCAGATTCTGAGCAGATAATGACAGTCACTGATAAAACATCACTGACGACGTTACAGTCCCGCTATGACAACCACGACAAGGGTTAA
- the rpmF gene encoding 50S ribosomal protein L32: MAVPKRKTSKARRDMRRGHIKLTVPGMSPCPNCGELRKSHYVCPSCGYYNGKEVVAQKNN, from the coding sequence ATGGCTGTACCAAAGAGAAAAACTTCTAAAGCAAGAAGAGATATGCGTCGGGGACACATTAAGCTGACAGTGCCAGGCATGAGCCCATGTCCTAACTGTGGTGAATTACGTAAGTCTCACTACGTTTGCCCTAGCTGTGGCTACTACAACGGCAAAGAAGTCGTTGCGCAAAAGAACAACTAA
- a CDS encoding DUF177 domain-containing protein codes for MKWSFEKLQSYQKAPFEEQGELDLKSDLTTRYPDEILDATPFTVNVSAMADHGDVIVDADVQGTVTVPSSRSLTPFKLPLQFHFTEVYVNTKAALNRYENDVVVIKVDDDGEVDFSKAVADNVIIQIPMHLLSPDEQAGAAMPTGDDWEVISDADYKHQHEESNQVDPRLANLKQFYADDDDKA; via the coding sequence ATGAAATGGTCCTTTGAAAAATTACAAAGCTATCAAAAGGCACCGTTTGAGGAACAGGGGGAGTTGGATTTAAAGTCCGATTTAACGACCCGATATCCAGATGAAATTTTGGATGCGACGCCGTTTACGGTGAATGTTTCAGCGATGGCCGATCATGGTGATGTAATTGTGGATGCGGACGTGCAGGGAACGGTTACGGTTCCTTCATCACGTTCCCTAACTCCATTTAAGTTGCCACTCCAGTTTCACTTTACAGAAGTTTACGTTAATACAAAAGCAGCCTTGAATCGTTATGAAAACGATGTTGTCGTGATTAAAGTTGATGACGACGGCGAGGTTGATTTTAGTAAGGCAGTGGCAGATAATGTAATTATTCAGATTCCGATGCATTTACTTTCTCCAGATGAACAAGCTGGGGCAGCAATGCCAACCGGTGACGACTGGGAAGTGATTTCTGACGCTGATTACAAGCATCAGCACGAGGAATCTAATCAAGTTGATCCACGTCTTGCTAATCTGAAACAGTTTTATGCGGATGATGACGACAAGGCTTAA